A single region of the Solwaraspora sp. WMMD406 genome encodes:
- a CDS encoding AraC family transcriptional regulator: MISALNQLVDLVEERLTAELDVETLAATVGTTAYHLRRMFSSLAGMPLSEYVRRRRMTIAAAAVVRGEDDLLSIAVRHGYGSTEAFGRAFRSVHGAGPSDVRRDGGPLRSQPQLRFRLTVEGSISMDTRIVDRPAFRLIGHAARVPLIHHGVNPHIQQHVAALPAQEHDRLKALADTEPAGLLQVSDDVDPDSAEGSELTYLHGVAISADTPVPADLDVIEVAAGRWAVFRTAGPHPQTLQAAWAATATEWFPSNPWRLRPGPSMVAVLDRAADFSTATCELWLPVEPA; this comes from the coding sequence ATGATCTCGGCACTCAATCAGCTGGTCGACCTCGTCGAGGAGCGCCTCACGGCGGAACTCGACGTCGAGACGTTGGCCGCCACGGTCGGCACGACCGCGTACCACCTGCGCCGGATGTTCTCGTCCTTGGCCGGGATGCCGCTGTCGGAGTACGTCCGCCGCCGCCGGATGACCATCGCCGCCGCCGCCGTGGTGCGCGGCGAGGACGACCTGCTCAGCATCGCGGTCCGGCACGGGTACGGCTCGACGGAGGCGTTCGGTCGCGCCTTCCGCTCGGTCCACGGCGCCGGTCCGAGCGACGTACGGCGAGACGGTGGCCCCCTTCGCAGTCAACCGCAGCTCAGGTTCCGCCTGACCGTCGAAGGGAGCATTTCCATGGACACCCGTATCGTCGACCGCCCCGCGTTCCGGCTCATCGGACACGCGGCCCGGGTTCCGCTGATCCACCACGGTGTCAACCCGCACATCCAGCAGCACGTCGCCGCGCTGCCGGCCCAGGAGCACGACCGGCTCAAGGCTCTCGCCGACACCGAACCGGCCGGTCTGCTCCAGGTCAGCGACGACGTCGACCCCGACAGCGCCGAGGGCAGCGAGCTGACCTACCTGCACGGGGTGGCGATCAGCGCGGACACCCCGGTCCCCGCCGACTTGGACGTCATCGAGGTGGCGGCCGGCCGGTGGGCGGTCTTCCGCACCGCCGGACCGCACCCGCAGACGCTGCAGGCCGCCTGGGCCGCGACCGCGACCGAGTGGTTCCCGTCCAATCCGTGGCGGCTGCGGCCCGGTCCGTCGATGGTCGCCGTGCTCGACCGCGCCGCCGACTTCAGCACCGCCACCTGCGAGCTGTGGCTACCGGTCGAGCCGGCGTGA
- a CDS encoding M20 family metallopeptidase gives MPRPTPPMRAARDQSTRMVEMLGELVGHESPPGSLRHLTRCADLLSRWGEEVLGRPARRVVRDGSPHLLWEADDQQILLLGHFDTVWPAGTTADWPFSVNGTIATGPGVCDMKAGIVQMFTALKLMASTARVGMLLTCDEETGSATSRDLIVDQARRSGTVLVGEPSTPDGRLKIARKGGALYRLTVDGRAAHAGVEPHLGVNATVEAAHQVLVLRAMNDPAAGTTVTPTVISAGTTTNTVPAAASLAVDVRAWTDAELDRIDRAIRTLQPHLSDATLSVRQEVGRYPMAPQRAMGLFQQARAAARDLGLPPPGGARAAGVSDANLTAALGVPTLDGLGGVGGGSHARSEYVDISQMPDRAALLARLVDRILAAAPSTAPSGVSRSPSIRSIA, from the coding sequence ATGCCACGACCCACACCGCCGATGCGCGCAGCGCGGGACCAGTCCACCAGGATGGTGGAGATGCTCGGCGAGCTGGTCGGGCACGAATCACCGCCCGGCTCGCTGCGTCATCTCACCCGCTGCGCGGACCTGCTGTCCCGCTGGGGCGAAGAGGTGCTCGGGCGGCCGGCCCGTCGAGTGGTCCGCGACGGATCGCCGCACCTGTTGTGGGAGGCAGACGACCAGCAGATCCTGCTGCTCGGCCATTTCGACACGGTGTGGCCGGCGGGCACGACGGCGGACTGGCCGTTCAGCGTCAACGGCACCATCGCCACCGGGCCCGGGGTCTGCGACATGAAGGCAGGCATCGTCCAGATGTTCACCGCGCTGAAGCTGATGGCCAGCACGGCGCGAGTCGGAATGCTGCTCACCTGCGACGAGGAGACCGGTTCGGCGACGTCGCGGGATCTGATCGTCGACCAGGCGCGGCGTTCCGGCACGGTCCTGGTCGGCGAGCCGAGCACCCCCGACGGCCGGCTCAAGATCGCCCGCAAGGGCGGCGCGTTGTACCGGCTGACCGTCGACGGCCGCGCCGCCCATGCCGGGGTCGAGCCACACCTTGGCGTGAACGCCACCGTCGAGGCGGCACACCAGGTGCTGGTCCTGCGCGCGATGAACGATCCGGCCGCCGGCACCACGGTCACACCGACGGTGATCAGCGCCGGCACCACCACCAACACGGTGCCGGCGGCGGCCAGCCTGGCCGTCGACGTACGGGCCTGGACCGACGCCGAACTGGACCGGATCGACCGGGCGATCCGTACTCTGCAACCGCACTTGTCGGATGCCACGCTCAGCGTGCGTCAGGAAGTCGGCCGATACCCGATGGCGCCGCAGCGGGCGATGGGCCTGTTCCAGCAGGCCCGGGCCGCCGCGCGTGACCTCGGCCTGCCGCCGCCCGGCGGCGCCCGCGCCGCCGGCGTGTCGGACGCCAACCTCACCGCCGCGCTCGGCGTGCCTACTCTCGACGGCCTCGGCGGTGTCGGTGGCGGGTCGCACGCCCGCAGCGAGTACGTCGACATCAGTCAGATGCCGGATCGGGCGGCGTTGCTGGCGAGGCTCGTCGACCGGATCCTGGCGGCGGCCCCATCGACGGCACCTTCCGGCGTCAGTCGATCGCCGAGCATCCGGTCGATCGCCTAG
- a CDS encoding glutamate--cysteine ligase — translation MADDSSDVRFGVEEEFLVVDPVTRAVVPLAAPVISRAVDELGARVGGEITKLQVEARTLPCHTTAALHTQLVQGRSALATAATAERLRIVATGSPVLGQVFPPPITTGPRQDQGTATFRGLHDDLGICAVHVHVELPDRDRAVLVSNHLRPHLPVLIALTANSPYWDGRDTGYASWRTVTWGQWPVAGPPPRMRDAAHYDQLVATLLDAGTLVDVGTLFWDIRLCAHQPTLEVRVADVPMTADESAAFAALVRALVIVADRAVDRGDPGPEISAELMRAAYWRAARDGFAGSGIDVTTGRLVPAATLADRLLRIARPALVELDDLVRVESWLRRLAVDADGASRQRRAATGPDGLAGIVDHLVEQTQRQQPMSTYA, via the coding sequence ATGGCGGACGACAGTTCTGACGTACGGTTCGGCGTCGAAGAGGAGTTCCTCGTCGTCGATCCGGTGACCCGGGCGGTTGTCCCCCTCGCCGCGCCGGTGATCAGCCGGGCCGTCGACGAACTCGGTGCCCGCGTCGGCGGTGAGATCACCAAGCTGCAGGTCGAAGCCAGGACTCTCCCCTGTCACACCACGGCCGCGCTGCACACCCAGCTCGTTCAGGGTCGATCGGCGCTCGCCACGGCGGCGACGGCCGAAAGGCTGCGGATCGTCGCCACCGGCTCCCCGGTGCTCGGTCAGGTCTTTCCCCCACCGATCACCACCGGTCCCCGCCAGGACCAAGGCACCGCGACGTTTCGCGGCCTGCACGATGATCTGGGCATCTGCGCCGTCCACGTACATGTCGAACTTCCGGATCGGGACCGCGCGGTGCTGGTCAGCAATCACCTGCGACCGCACCTTCCGGTCCTCATCGCACTCACCGCCAACTCGCCCTACTGGGACGGACGGGACACCGGTTACGCCAGTTGGCGGACGGTCACCTGGGGACAGTGGCCGGTGGCCGGGCCTCCGCCGCGAATGCGCGACGCGGCGCACTACGACCAGCTCGTCGCCACGCTGCTCGACGCCGGGACACTGGTCGACGTGGGCACCCTGTTCTGGGACATCCGGCTCTGCGCCCACCAACCGACCCTGGAGGTCCGGGTGGCCGACGTGCCGATGACAGCCGACGAGTCGGCCGCCTTCGCCGCACTGGTCCGCGCGCTGGTGATCGTCGCCGACCGGGCGGTCGACCGGGGCGACCCCGGGCCGGAGATCTCAGCGGAGCTGATGCGGGCCGCCTACTGGCGGGCCGCCCGCGACGGGTTCGCCGGCAGCGGGATCGACGTCACCACCGGTCGGCTCGTGCCGGCGGCGACCCTCGCCGACCGACTCCTGCGGATCGCCCGGCCCGCCCTGGTCGAGCTCGATGACCTGGTACGGGTGGAGAGCTGGCTGCGGCGGCTGGCGGTCGACGCTGACGGTGCCAGCCGGCAACGCCGGGCCGCCACCGGGCCGGACGGGTTGGCCGGGATCGTCGACCATCTGGTCGAGCAGACGCAGCGACAGCAGCCAATGAGCACGTACGCGTAA
- the rox gene encoding rifampin monooxygenase gives MYDVIIVGAGPTGVMLAGELRLHGVRVLVLEKETEPTRQVRSLGLHVRSIEIMDQRGLLERFLAHGQRYPYSGFAGIDTPAPANLDTAHGYVLGIPQPVTERLLTEHAVQVGAEIRRGSRLVGLTQDADHVTAELADGTRIRARYLVGCDGGRSTVRTLLGVEFPGEPSRVETLLGEMEIGVPPESVAAVVAEVRVTEKRFGVGPVGGGVYRVVVPAAGVATDRSVAPTIEEFARQLRAIAGTDFGVHSPRWLSRFGDATRLARRYRVGRVLLAGDAAHVHPPLGGQGLNLGIQDAVNLGWKLAAELAGWAPDGLLDSYHSERHPVAADVLDNTRAQQELLSTEPGPQAVRRLLAELMDIEEVNRRLLEKVTAIGVRYDLGAGHDLLGRRLRDVRLTRGRLYETMRGGRGLLLDQTGRLSVAGWADRVDHLVDVSGELDVPAVLLRPDGHMAWVGDDQRELLRHLPRWFGTAVSPPAR, from the coding sequence GTGTACGACGTGATCATTGTCGGTGCCGGGCCGACCGGCGTCATGCTCGCCGGTGAACTGCGGCTGCACGGCGTACGCGTGCTGGTGCTGGAGAAGGAGACCGAGCCGACCCGGCAGGTCCGGTCGCTGGGACTGCACGTCCGCAGCATCGAGATAATGGACCAACGTGGGCTGCTGGAACGATTCCTCGCGCACGGCCAGCGATATCCGTACAGCGGTTTCGCCGGAATCGACACACCCGCGCCCGCCAACCTCGACACCGCCCACGGATACGTACTCGGCATTCCGCAGCCCGTCACCGAGCGCCTGTTGACCGAGCACGCCGTACAGGTGGGTGCCGAGATCCGGCGCGGCAGCCGACTGGTCGGGCTGACCCAGGACGCCGACCATGTGACCGCCGAACTCGCCGACGGGACCCGGATACGGGCGCGCTATCTCGTCGGCTGTGACGGCGGGCGCAGCACCGTACGCACGCTGCTCGGGGTCGAGTTTCCCGGCGAGCCCAGCAGGGTCGAGACGCTGCTCGGCGAGATGGAGATCGGCGTACCGCCGGAGAGCGTCGCCGCCGTGGTGGCCGAGGTCCGGGTGACGGAAAAACGGTTCGGGGTCGGACCCGTCGGCGGCGGGGTGTACCGGGTCGTGGTGCCCGCCGCCGGCGTGGCCACCGACCGTAGCGTCGCCCCGACCATCGAGGAGTTCGCCCGGCAGCTGCGGGCGATCGCCGGTACGGACTTCGGCGTGCACTCACCGCGTTGGCTGTCCCGCTTCGGCGACGCCACCCGGCTGGCGCGACGCTACCGGGTCGGTCGAGTGCTGCTGGCCGGCGACGCCGCGCACGTCCACCCGCCGCTCGGCGGCCAGGGCCTCAACCTCGGCATCCAGGACGCGGTCAACCTCGGCTGGAAGCTGGCCGCCGAGCTCGCCGGCTGGGCACCGGACGGCCTGCTGGACAGCTACCACTCCGAACGGCATCCGGTCGCCGCCGACGTGCTGGACAACACCCGCGCGCAACAGGAACTGCTGTCCACCGAGCCCGGGCCACAGGCGGTACGCCGGCTGCTCGCCGAACTGATGGACATCGAGGAGGTCAACCGTCGCCTGCTCGAGAAGGTCACCGCTATCGGGGTCCGCTACGACCTCGGCGCCGGCCACGACCTGCTGGGCCGGCGGCTGCGGGACGTGCGGCTGACCCGGGGCCGCCTGTACGAGACGATGCGCGGCGGCCGTGGTCTGCTGCTCGACCAGACCGGTCGGCTGTCGGTGGCCGGCTGGGCGGACCGGGTGGACCACCTCGTCGACGTCAGCGGGGAGCTGGATGTGCCCGCCGTACTGCTGCGGCCGGACGGCCACATGGCGTGGGTCGGGGACGACCAGCGGGAGTTGTTGCGGCACCTGCCCCGATGGTTCGGCACCGCGGTCAGCCCGCCCGCCCGGTAG